The stretch of DNA CAAAAACGGCGCGGGCAAGTCCACGCTGTTGAAAATCCTTTCGCGGGTCACCGAACCTACCGAAGGCTATGCCGAAATCCGTGGCCGGGTGGGGTCGCTGCTGGAAGTCGGCACGGGCTTTCACCCTGAGCTCACTGGCCGTGAGAATATTTACCTCAACGGCGCCATTTTGGGGATGCGGCGGGAGGAAATCGACCGCAAGTTCGACGAAATCGTGGAATTTTCCGAAATCGGGCGCTTTCTCGATACCCCGGTGAAGCGCTATTCCAGCGGCATGTATGTGCGTCTGGCTTTTGCCGTGGCCGCGCATCTGGAGCCGGAAATCCTGGTGGTGGACGAAGTGCTCGCGGTGGGTGATGCCGCTTTCCAGCGCAAATGCCTGGGGCGGATGAGCGATGTGGCCCAAGGGGGGCGCACGGTGCTCTTCGTCAGCCACAATATGTCGGCCATTCTCAACCTGACCAAAGAGGCCATTGTGCTCGAGAAGGGCCAGATTGCCTTCCGCGGCCCCACCCCTGAAGCCGTGGATTATTACCTCTCGTCCAGCATGACCCATTCTGGCGAGCGGCTGTGGAAAGCCGAGGAGATTCCGGCCAACGCTGCACCTTTCCGCCCCGTCGCACTGCGGGTGAAAGATGTCAGAGGCCGCACTACCGACGCAGTGCGCTCGACCGAGCCGGTGACCATCGAGGTTGAGTATGCCCTCGACGCGCCCATTCAGGGCTTGCGGGTGGGCATTTACCTCCTCAGCACGCGCGGCGAATACGTTTTTACTTCCTTTGACACCGATGACCAGGAAGCCTTCCAACGCTGGGAAACCCGCCCCGCGGGGCGTTATGTGAGCCGTTGCATCATCCCCGCCGACCTGCTCAACGGCGGGCGCTACATGGTTTCCATGAATGCCAGTGCGTACAATGTCAAGCGCTATTTTCAGGAAGACAACGCGGTTGCCTTCACTGTAGACGCCACCGGCGCGCCAGGAAGCCAGTGGGCGGAGCCGCGTCCTGGGCTGGTGCGCCCCCGCCTGGATTGGGAGATCGAGCATGAAGCCTGAAGGCGCCCGCCAAACCCTGAAAACCTGGCTGGGGCGGCTACCTGGCGTGGTTGAATTGGATTGGCATATTCGCCGCTCGCGTCCCCCTTTGCGCCGTCATCTGAAGACGCTGGCACCCTACCTTGCCGAATGGGGCCCTTGGGCTGCTGAACGGGCGCGGCAGGCCCCGCCTGGGCGCAAAATTGCCGTCTTCGCGGTGCTTTCGCCCTGGGTAGCCCAAACGGCGGTGCTTAGCCTTGCTCTGGCTGCCCAGGGGCATCGCGTCGCTTTGGGCTATTTCCCTTACCAGGATTGGTGGCAGCCTGACGACCGCTGGGGCTGGCGCAAGTGGTCGCTTTATTTGCGCGATTTGCTCAAGCCGGCCGCCGGTGCCTTCCAGGTTGTGCCGCTGCTCAACGAGCCACACGATCCCATTCCCTCGCATTGGGATGCTTCGCTTGAGCGCCTGAGCGCTTACGATGTGGAATACACCCGCCAGAGGGAGGGCGCCGACGCGGAAGACCCCCTCTACCCCTTGCGGCTGGCCCGTAATCGCGCCGCAGCGGCCGCGCTGGCCCATTGGTTGCGCCGGGAACACCCCGATGTTCTCATCGTGCCTAACGGCGCTATCCTGGAATTTGGCGTGGCTTATGAGGTCGCCCGCCGATTGGGCATTCCGGCCGTCACTTACGAATTTGAGTATCAGCGCGAACATGCCTGGCTTTCCCAGGGGGTGCCGGTGATGGAACTGGACACCACCGATTTGTGGAAAGCGGCTTCTTCAAGGCCACTGACGCCGCAGCAACTTGCCCGTTTGCAAGAAATGATGACCGCCCGCCGCGGTGGCCGCCCTTGGGAAACCCATGCGCGCGCCTGGCAAAACGTGGGGCGCGCCGGTTCGCA from Chloroflexota bacterium encodes:
- a CDS encoding ABC transporter ATP-binding protein, with the protein product MYALRVHNLGKRYTLGAQINAYDTLRDVLASKLARFGRKPSAEEDDTTHIWALRHVSFDVPQGSVLGIIGKNGAGKSTLLKILSRVTEPTEGYAEIRGRVGSLLEVGTGFHPELTGRENIYLNGAILGMRREEIDRKFDEIVEFSEIGRFLDTPVKRYSSGMYVRLAFAVAAHLEPEILVVDEVLAVGDAAFQRKCLGRMSDVAQGGRTVLFVSHNMSAILNLTKEAIVLEKGQIAFRGPTPEAVDYYLSSSMTHSGERLWKAEEIPANAAPFRPVALRVKDVRGRTTDAVRSTEPVTIEVEYALDAPIQGLRVGIYLLSTRGEYVFTSFDTDDQEAFQRWETRPAGRYVSRCIIPADLLNGGRYMVSMNASAYNVKRYFQEDNAVAFTVDATGAPGSQWAEPRPGLVRPRLDWEIEHEA